In Nostoc piscinale CENA21, the genomic stretch ATAGAAGCTCTGGAGCAAATTCAATTTGATCGCCCAGATATTATCATTCTTGATATAGTCATGCCTCGGTTGAATGGTTATGAAGTCTGTCGCAAAATCAAGCGTAATCCTGAAACTCAGGCAGTACCTGTCATCTTCTGTTCTTCTAATGCTGGTATGTCCGATCACTATTGGGGGCTAAAGATGGGTGCGATCGCCTACATCAGTAAACCGTTTCAACCCCAAGAACTGATCCAAACCATCAACCAAGTACTTAACCCTAGTTAGTCTGACCAAAGTTTTCACTCCATCCCCACTTGTTCTGTTTGTCAAATCGCCTGATATTTTACTATGGGTGAATAAAATGGCTGTATGCGATCGCCTGCTTTTGTAAGGTCATCAACATGAAAATATTTAAAAAAATTTTGGCAATTACCTAAAATTTTTTTATTTAGGAATTGGTGTTTTAATTGTTACATTCTTAATGATTAATCATTCCTCTAATACTGTTGAAATCAGAAGTATAGACTTCATCGGAGAAGCAACATTACCCAAAAGTTTATCTTTTCAAAAAACTGAAATTGGTGGCTTATCAGGCATTACCTACGATGCTAAAAATGACCTTTATTATGTTATCTCCGACGATAGAGGGCAAAAAGCACCCACACGTTTCTATACTTTTAAAATCAACTTGAGCAAAGGCTTGCTAGAAAATGGCGATGTTGTGCCTGTTGGTGTAACAATGCTGTTAAATCAAAACGGACAAAACTTTCCTCCCAGAACCACCGATACCGAAGGAATTGCTTTAACTGATAAAGATACTGTCTTCATCTCTTCTGAAGGCGATAGAGAAAAATTAATTAACCCTTTTATCAAAGAGTTTTCCTTAGCTTCTGGGAAAAGTATAACAACACTCAAGATCCCGATAAAATTCTTACCAGATAAAAAAGCTAAAATGGGCATTCGGAATAATTTGGCCTTTGAAAGCCTGACTATTACACCCAACAATCAGTATTTATTCACCGCAACTGAAAATGCCTTAATTCAAGATGGGTCGATTGCGAAGCCAAATGTTGCTACGCCTTGCCGAATTTTGCAATATAATCTCTTCACTAAACAGCCAGAAAGTGAATTTTTGTACCAAACTGAGCCAGTCGCACCATTATTAGATATAACTGGTAAGTTTGCTAGTGGCTTACCAGATTTACTCGCCTTAGATAATCAAGGACACTTTTTAAGTTTAGAAAGGTCGTTTACTGGTTTAGGATTTGCGATTTTTTTATTTCAAGTTTCCTTAGCAGATGCTGATGATATTCGCAATATTGACAGCCTTCTCCGTACCTCCAAAAATATTCGCCCAGTAACGAAACAACTCTTGCTAGATTTGCGAACCCTAGACGTAGCTCTAGATAATCTTGAAGGGTTAACACTCGGCCCTTGGCTACCTAATGGACAGCGTTCGTTAATTTTGGTCAGTGATAATAATTTTAATTCTCTACAGCGTACTCAGTTTTTAGCTTTTCAACTTAAAATCGAACCCCCTATTATTAGATGGTTCCGGAGGATGCTAGATTTTTTCAGTTGGTAGATTATCTGGAAATTTGCCTTCAGTTTCTCTAAGAACTAATTTGAGTGAACATGATTTTCCCCCGTGGATTTACTGTTATTAGGGGGTAGATATCTTCAAACTATCCTTGGTTTCAGTGGATTTCCTCATTTATTTTATTAATAAATATGTTACATAATGTTTAAGTGATATTCCAGAAAAATCAATTAGTTTTTTATTAAACCTTGATTTCCTTTTAAAGCGAGTTTTATAACTTATAATTGATTCTCTAAAATTAGTAAAGTTATTCATGGTTACAATAAAAGCTTGAGCAATATTGATTTCAAAATTTTATAGCGTGACATTTCCAAATATGGTAGTGCCTAAAACCGACATAGATATTTATATTGGAAAGTTTTTAAACAATCGCTATTTAATAAAAGATTTGATTGGCAAAGGCGGTATGGGTAGAGTTTATTTAGCAGAAGATGCAGCGAAAGGTGGCCTTTTAGTAGCTGTCAAAATTTTAATGCTAAATTTAGGAAACCAGCAAATATCGCAACGCTTTGCCAGAGAAATTTTTATTGGCGCTCAGTTAGGCCGTAAAAGTAAAAATATCGTTCAGGTATTAAGCTATGGCATGACAGATGATAAAACGCCTTTTTATGTCATGGAATATCTTCAAGGTAAAAATCTCAAGCAGATTTTGAAGGTACAACCATTAACTCTGGGAAAA encodes the following:
- a CDS encoding response regulator; amino-acid sequence: MSTVLVVEDSYTQRHLLEELLKANAFDVKTACDGIEALEQIQFDRPDIIILDIVMPRLNGYEVCRKIKRNPETQAVPVIFCSSNAGMSDHYWGLKMGAIAYISKPFQPQELIQTINQVLNPS
- a CDS encoding esterase-like activity of phytase family protein; its protein translation is MINHSSNTVEIRSIDFIGEATLPKSLSFQKTEIGGLSGITYDAKNDLYYVISDDRGQKAPTRFYTFKINLSKGLLENGDVVPVGVTMLLNQNGQNFPPRTTDTEGIALTDKDTVFISSEGDREKLINPFIKEFSLASGKSITTLKIPIKFLPDKKAKMGIRNNLAFESLTITPNNQYLFTATENALIQDGSIAKPNVATPCRILQYNLFTKQPESEFLYQTEPVAPLLDITGKFASGLPDLLALDNQGHFLSLERSFTGLGFAIFLFQVSLADADDIRNIDSLLRTSKNIRPVTKQLLLDLRTLDVALDNLEGLTLGPWLPNGQRSLILVSDNNFNSLQRTQFLAFQLKIEPPIIRWFRRMLDFFSW